In Pseudomonas fluorescens, a genomic segment contains:
- a CDS encoding efflux transporter outer membrane subunit produces MPSSVIVALHRTPLAVVLSALVACGHVPSTQVTAQPAPRLSVETSDALPDHWWQLYRDPQLDALVEKALRENKDLEAAGAHVDALLAQLQQFEGERRASTTLSYGLDYGRSRDDRTLAKASGQSADGQWSHTPQFSLSYTLDLWGAVRYRIAAARADAQVARAMEDEWRVTVAAQTARAYAQACVYTQQAQVQRHSVQLLEQSVDITQRLRHAGAATELDVARLQGLLEETRAPLPMFTARRQSALYELAALSGQTPEKVIALRCAQAPQLQAPLPVGEGWALVQRRSDIRRAEARLRSATASTGVARAQLYPRITFGAMLGSSAASLGKLGNADAVVYGIGPLLSWQFPDRQIAHARISQRQAETHQALAQFDATVLGALKQVEQALALYQGEQQRRQAVADALDNSRRAFDLARRSFQAGGLDALQLLDSERNRVSLEARLAQVDLQLINRQIDVFQALGGGWQRDDPASSITVNTLGARP; encoded by the coding sequence ATGCCCAGCTCTGTGATTGTCGCCTTACACCGCACACCGCTCGCGGTTGTGTTGAGTGCGCTGGTCGCGTGCGGCCACGTGCCGTCGACCCAGGTCACCGCGCAGCCCGCGCCACGCTTGTCGGTGGAAACCAGTGACGCGCTGCCCGACCATTGGTGGCAGTTGTACCGCGACCCGCAATTGGATGCCCTGGTGGAAAAGGCACTGCGTGAGAACAAAGACCTGGAGGCAGCCGGTGCCCATGTCGATGCATTGCTCGCGCAGTTGCAGCAATTTGAAGGTGAACGCCGTGCCTCGACGACGTTGTCCTATGGCCTGGACTATGGGCGCAGTCGTGATGACCGGACCCTGGCCAAGGCCTCTGGCCAGTCAGCGGATGGACAGTGGAGCCATACCCCGCAATTTTCCCTGAGCTACACCCTGGACCTGTGGGGCGCGGTGCGCTATCGCATTGCCGCCGCCCGCGCCGATGCCCAGGTGGCACGGGCGATGGAAGATGAGTGGCGCGTGACCGTGGCGGCGCAGACCGCCAGGGCCTATGCCCAGGCGTGTGTCTACACGCAACAGGCGCAGGTGCAACGCCATTCGGTGCAATTGCTGGAGCAGAGCGTCGACATCACCCAGCGCTTGCGCCACGCCGGTGCCGCCACCGAACTGGACGTCGCGCGCCTCCAGGGCTTGCTGGAGGAGACCCGCGCGCCCTTGCCCATGTTCACTGCCCGGCGCCAGAGCGCGCTGTATGAACTGGCCGCGCTCAGCGGCCAAACCCCGGAAAAGGTGATCGCCTTGCGCTGTGCCCAGGCGCCGCAATTGCAGGCACCGTTGCCAGTGGGCGAGGGCTGGGCGCTGGTGCAACGGCGCTCCGATATCCGTCGCGCCGAAGCGCGGTTGCGTTCAGCCACAGCGTCCACGGGCGTTGCCCGCGCGCAGCTTTATCCGCGTATCACCTTTGGCGCCATGTTGGGCTCTTCGGCTGCCAGCCTGGGTAAGCTGGGCAATGCTGACGCTGTGGTGTACGGCATTGGGCCCTTGCTGTCCTGGCAGTTTCCCGACCGGCAGATCGCCCATGCGCGTATCAGCCAACGCCAGGCCGAGACCCACCAGGCCCTCGCGCAATTCGATGCCACGGTGCTGGGCGCGCTCAAGCAAGTCGAGCAAGCCTTGGCCCTGTACCAGGGCGAACAGCAGCGTCGCCAGGCCGTTGCCGACGCTCTCGATAACAGCCGTCGCGCCTTCGACCTGGCCCGGCGTAGCTTCCAGGCCGGTGGGCTGGATGCCCTGCAACTGCTCGACAGCGAACGCAACCGGGTCAGCCTCGAGGCGCGCCTGGCCCAGGTCGACCTGCAATTGATCAACCGTCAGATCGATGTGTTCCAGGCCCTGGGTGGCGGCTGGCAGCGTGACGATCCAGCGTCTTCCATCACTGTTAATACCCTCGGAGCTCGCCCATGA
- a CDS encoding glucose 1-dehydrogenase, whose translation MQISLQQQVALVTGASSGIGAGAAKALAAAGAAVVLNYNAQAAPAEALAAQINADGGRAIAIGGDVSKEADVERLFAKSLEAFGHLDILVANSGLQKDANLVDMSLDDWNTVIGVNLTGQFLCARAAVRIFQRQGVRDGVSRAAGKIIHMSSVHQLIPWAGHVNYAASKGGVEMLMRTLAQEVSEQRIRINGIAPGAIRTAINQAATEGAAEKELLKLIPYGRVGDVEDVANAVVWLASDASDYVVGSTLFIDGGMSLYPEFRGNG comes from the coding sequence ATGCAGATTTCATTGCAGCAACAAGTGGCCCTGGTCACCGGCGCCAGCTCCGGCATCGGTGCCGGTGCAGCCAAGGCCCTGGCCGCTGCCGGTGCGGCCGTGGTGCTCAACTACAACGCCCAGGCGGCACCCGCCGAGGCCCTCGCCGCACAGATCAATGCCGACGGCGGCCGGGCGATTGCCATCGGTGGCGATGTGTCCAAGGAGGCCGACGTGGAACGCCTGTTCGCGAAGAGCCTCGAAGCCTTTGGCCACCTGGACATTCTGGTGGCCAATTCCGGCCTGCAAAAAGACGCGAACCTGGTCGACATGAGCCTCGACGACTGGAACACGGTGATCGGCGTCAACCTCACCGGCCAGTTCCTCTGCGCCCGCGCCGCCGTGCGAATTTTCCAGCGCCAGGGCGTGCGTGATGGTGTGTCGCGAGCGGCGGGCAAGATCATCCACATGAGTTCGGTGCACCAGTTGATCCCCTGGGCCGGGCATGTGAACTACGCCGCGTCCAAGGGCGGCGTGGAGATGCTGATGCGCACCCTCGCCCAGGAAGTCAGCGAGCAACGCATCCGCATCAACGGCATTGCCCCAGGAGCGATTCGCACGGCGATCAACCAGGCGGCCACTGAGGGCGCGGCGGAAAAAGAGCTGCTCAAGTTGATTCCGTATGGGCGTGTGGGCGACGTGGAAGACGTGGCCAATGCGGTGGTCTGGCTGGCCAGCGACGCCTCGGACTATGTGGTGGGCAGTACCCTTTTCATTGATGGCGGGATGAGCCTTTATCCGGAGTTTCGTGGCAATGGTTGA
- a CDS encoding MDR family MFS transporter — protein sequence MEAEAHSSQVSLRAWVAVIGGLFGCFMAGMNVHVTSAALPEIEGALGATFEEGSWISTAYLVAEIIMIPLTAWLVQVFSLRRVMLVGSGLFLVASVACSLAPNLQTMIVIRVVQGAAGAVLIPLSFQLIITELPASKVPLGMALFSLANSVAQAAGPSMGGWLTDMYSWRWIFYLQLFPGIALLAAVAWSIDRQPMQLKLLRQGDWWGIACMVLGLGALQIVLEEGGRKDWFGSPFIVWMTLLAVVGLIGFVARQLGGRHGFINLRLLGHYNFGVASVAMFIFGASTFGLVFLVPNYLSQLQDYNAREIGVSLILYGLVQLVMAPFLPRLMKWLSAKLLVASGFAIMALGCWMGAHLSTDSASNVIVPSIVVRGIGQPLIMVALSVLAVQGLAKAEAGSASAVFSMLRNLGGAVGTALLAQLVVVRERVHAARINESVTVFDPALQQRLPGEGVLQAQLPDQQWALQILDQGIHHQAFLMAYSDAFYLACVALTLCAVAALMLRRG from the coding sequence ATGGAGGCTGAGGCGCATTCGTCCCAGGTCTCGCTGCGTGCCTGGGTGGCCGTGATCGGCGGGCTGTTTGGTTGTTTCATGGCCGGCATGAACGTGCATGTCACCAGCGCCGCGCTGCCGGAAATCGAAGGCGCCCTGGGGGCGACGTTCGAGGAAGGCTCGTGGATTTCCACCGCGTACCTGGTGGCGGAAATCATCATGATCCCCCTCACGGCCTGGCTGGTGCAGGTGTTCTCGCTGCGCCGCGTGATGCTGGTGGGCTCGGGCCTGTTCCTGGTGGCGTCGGTCGCCTGTTCGCTGGCGCCAAACCTGCAAACCATGATCGTGATCCGCGTGGTGCAGGGCGCGGCCGGGGCGGTGCTGATTCCGTTGTCGTTCCAACTGATCATCACCGAGTTGCCGGCTAGCAAGGTGCCGCTGGGCATGGCGCTGTTCAGCTTGGCCAATAGCGTGGCCCAGGCGGCCGGCCCTTCCATGGGCGGGTGGTTGACGGACATGTATTCCTGGCGCTGGATTTTCTACCTTCAACTCTTCCCCGGTATCGCGTTGCTGGCGGCGGTGGCCTGGTCCATCGATCGTCAGCCCATGCAACTGAAGCTGTTGCGCCAGGGCGATTGGTGGGGAATTGCCTGCATGGTGCTGGGCCTCGGTGCGCTGCAAATCGTGCTGGAGGAGGGGGGGCGCAAAGATTGGTTCGGCTCGCCGTTCATCGTGTGGATGACGTTGTTGGCGGTGGTGGGGTTGATCGGCTTTGTTGCCCGTCAGTTAGGAGGGCGGCACGGGTTTATCAACTTGCGGTTGCTGGGGCATTACAACTTCGGGGTGGCCAGTGTGGCGATGTTCATTTTCGGCGCCAGCACCTTCGGCCTGGTGTTCCTGGTGCCCAATTACCTGTCGCAACTGCAGGACTACAACGCGCGGGAAATCGGGGTAAGCCTGATTCTCTACGGGCTGGTGCAACTGGTGATGGCGCCGTTCTTGCCACGGCTGATGAAGTGGCTGAGCGCCAAGCTGCTGGTCGCTTCGGGCTTCGCCATCATGGCGTTGGGCTGCTGGATGGGCGCCCATCTATCGACCGACAGTGCCAGCAATGTGATCGTGCCGTCGATCGTCGTGCGCGGCATCGGCCAGCCGCTGATCATGGTGGCCTTGTCAGTACTCGCCGTGCAGGGGTTGGCGAAGGCGGAGGCGGGCTCGGCGTCGGCGGTGTTTTCGATGCTGCGCAACCTGGGTGGTGCCGTCGGCACGGCGCTGCTGGCGCAACTGGTGGTGGTGCGTGAGCGGGTGCATGCGGCACGCATCAATGAGTCAGTCACGGTGTTCGACCCGGCCTTGCAGCAACGCTTGCCCGGTGAGGGTGTGTTGCAGGCGCAATTACCGGACCAGCAATGGGCCTTGCAGATATTGGATCAGGGCATTCATCACCAGGCGTTCCTGATGGCCTACAGCGATGCGTTCTACCTGGCATGTGTGGCCTTGACGCTGTGTGCCGTGGCGGCGTTAATGTTGCGGCGCGGTTGA
- a CDS encoding GlxA family transcriptional regulator, producing the protein MPRLVHVLAFDNAQVLDVTGPLQVFASANDLARQRGLPLPYAVTVIADQAQPVMTSAGLALVAEPLPAVDQPCDTLLIAGGWGVYGAAEDPALVDWVREKSRHTRRMASVCTGAFLLAASGLLDGCRVATHWTRCDELARKFPALQVEANPIFIQQGTLWTSAGVTAGIDLCLALVEEDLGRAVALEVARHLVVFLKRPGGQSQFSVTLSLQKGDSRFAELHAWIAENLTLDLTLATLAAQAGMSERSFVRHYRAETGQTPARAVELIRVETARRQLADSTASIKRIAVQCGFGCEETLRRSFLRALAVTPQAYRERFSPVA; encoded by the coding sequence ATGCCCAGACTTGTTCACGTACTCGCCTTCGACAATGCACAAGTGCTCGATGTCACCGGGCCGCTGCAAGTGTTCGCCTCGGCCAATGACCTGGCGCGCCAACGCGGTTTGCCGCTGCCCTATGCCGTCACGGTGATCGCCGATCAGGCACAACCGGTGATGACCTCCGCTGGCCTGGCGCTGGTGGCCGAGCCGTTGCCTGCGGTTGACCAGCCTTGCGACACCCTGCTGATCGCCGGCGGCTGGGGCGTGTACGGCGCCGCCGAAGACCCGGCGCTGGTGGATTGGGTGCGGGAAAAATCCCGGCATACCCGACGCATGGCTTCGGTGTGTACCGGTGCGTTTCTGCTGGCCGCCAGCGGTTTGCTCGACGGCTGCCGCGTGGCCACCCACTGGACGCGTTGTGACGAGCTGGCGCGCAAGTTCCCCGCGCTTCAGGTCGAGGCCAACCCGATCTTTATCCAGCAAGGCACGCTGTGGACCTCGGCCGGCGTGACGGCCGGTATCGACCTGTGCCTGGCGCTGGTGGAAGAAGACCTGGGCCGCGCCGTCGCCCTGGAAGTGGCGCGGCATTTGGTGGTGTTTCTCAAGCGCCCCGGCGGCCAATCGCAATTCAGCGTGACCTTGTCGTTGCAAAAGGGCGACAGCCGCTTTGCCGAATTACACGCCTGGATCGCCGAGAACCTGACCCTCGACCTGACCCTCGCGACCCTGGCCGCCCAAGCCGGCATGAGTGAGCGCAGCTTCGTGCGCCACTACCGTGCCGAAACCGGGCAAACCCCGGCGCGTGCCGTCGAGTTGATCCGTGTTGAGACTGCCCGCCGGCAACTGGCGGACAGTACGGCATCGATCAAGCGCATCGCCGTGCAGTGCGGCTTTGGCTGTGAAGAGACGCTGCGCCGCAGCTTCCTGCGGGCCTTGGCGGTGACGCCACAGGCCTATCGCGAACGTTTTTCGCCAGTGGCCTAG
- the inhA gene encoding isonitrile hydratase has protein sequence MTLQIGFVLFPGIQQLDLTGPYDVLGSLPDVQLHLVWKDLAPVTSSTGLVFTPTMTYADCPNLDVLCVPGGSGVGPLMEDPQTLDFLKAQARTARYVTSVCTGSLVLGAAGLLRGRKATTHWAYHDLLAPLGAIPVQERVVRDGNLFTGGGITAGIDFALTLAAELYSEAAAQLVQLQIEYAPAPPFNAGRPDTAPTAVLEEANKRTVESRKTRAEIVARAAARLG, from the coding sequence ATGACTTTGCAGATCGGCTTTGTGTTGTTCCCCGGCATCCAGCAACTGGACCTTACCGGCCCGTACGACGTATTGGGCTCGTTGCCGGACGTACAGTTGCACCTGGTCTGGAAAGACCTGGCTCCGGTCACGTCCAGCACCGGGCTGGTCTTTACCCCGACCATGACCTACGCCGACTGCCCGAACCTGGATGTGCTCTGCGTGCCCGGCGGTTCCGGTGTGGGCCCGTTGATGGAAGATCCGCAAACCCTGGACTTCCTCAAGGCCCAGGCCCGGACCGCGCGCTACGTGACGTCGGTGTGCACCGGTTCGCTGGTGCTCGGCGCGGCGGGCCTGTTGCGCGGGCGCAAGGCGACGACGCACTGGGCCTACCACGACCTGCTCGCCCCTCTTGGCGCGATCCCGGTACAGGAGCGCGTGGTGCGCGATGGCAACCTGTTCACCGGCGGCGGCATCACCGCCGGCATCGACTTCGCCCTGACCCTGGCAGCGGAGTTGTACAGCGAAGCGGCGGCACAATTGGTGCAGTTGCAGATCGAATACGCCCCGGCGCCACCGTTCAATGCCGGCCGCCCAGACACGGCGCCCACCGCTGTGCTGGAAGAAGCCAACAAGCGTACGGTCGAATCGCGCAAGACCCGCGCTGAGATTGTGGCGCGGGCGGCAGCGCGATTGGGTTGA
- a CDS encoding HlyD family secretion protein has product MNQAIEVLPPTLMQRHRRALVSAVSVAALLGVLGAGAWWWNLGQYLEETDDAYVRADWVAISPRVAGYVSEVLVDDNQAVKAGDVLVRIDARDYTERLHSAEAQLQQAHAAVTAQQARLDTLDAQLSEQQQRIVQARAALDSGEAEARRAHLDYQRYRDLVAQQVASAQHLETVSASQAQALAALAQARAQVARQQAQAQVIQARRQQAQAQLLERQAHIGEAQASLALARNALADTAIRAPFDGVVGQRKVRRQQYATPGLPLLAVVPVTQAYVIANFKETQLQHMAPGQAVEIAVDSFSGQHWQGEVHSIAPGSGAVFALLPPDNATGNFTKIVQRFPVKIRLVQRGGASPPILPGMSVIATVDTRGERAHGG; this is encoded by the coding sequence ATGAACCAGGCAATTGAAGTCCTTCCTCCTACGTTGATGCAGCGTCATCGCCGGGCACTGGTCAGCGCTGTTTCAGTCGCCGCTTTGCTGGGCGTCTTAGGGGCTGGCGCCTGGTGGTGGAACCTGGGCCAATACTTGGAGGAAACCGATGATGCCTATGTGCGCGCCGACTGGGTGGCAATCAGCCCGCGGGTGGCCGGTTACGTCAGTGAGGTGCTGGTCGATGACAACCAGGCGGTCAAGGCTGGAGATGTGCTGGTGCGTATCGATGCACGGGATTACACCGAGCGCCTGCACAGTGCCGAGGCGCAGTTGCAGCAAGCACATGCGGCGGTCACCGCGCAGCAGGCACGCCTGGACACCTTGGACGCACAATTGAGCGAACAACAGCAACGCATCGTTCAAGCACGTGCAGCCCTCGACAGCGGTGAGGCTGAAGCGCGACGGGCGCATTTGGACTACCAGCGCTATCGCGACTTGGTGGCACAACAGGTGGCCAGCGCGCAGCACCTGGAAACCGTGAGCGCCAGCCAGGCCCAAGCCCTGGCGGCGCTGGCCCAGGCGCGTGCCCAGGTCGCGCGCCAGCAGGCGCAGGCGCAGGTTATCCAGGCACGTCGACAGCAAGCCCAGGCCCAGTTGCTCGAGCGCCAGGCGCATATTGGCGAAGCCCAGGCCAGCCTGGCCCTGGCCCGCAATGCCTTGGCCGATACCGCCATCCGTGCGCCCTTTGATGGCGTGGTCGGGCAACGCAAGGTGCGGCGCCAGCAATACGCAACGCCGGGTCTGCCGCTGTTGGCCGTGGTACCGGTGACCCAGGCTTATGTGATCGCCAATTTCAAGGAGACCCAGCTGCAGCACATGGCACCGGGGCAGGCGGTGGAGATTGCGGTGGACAGCTTCAGTGGCCAGCACTGGCAGGGTGAAGTCCACAGCATCGCCCCCGGTTCCGGCGCCGTGTTTGCGCTGTTGCCGCCAGACAACGCCACGGGCAATTTCACCAAGATCGTCCAGCGTTTTCCGGTGAAGATCCGCCTGGTGCAGCGGGGCGGCGCGAGCCCGCCGATCCTGCCGGGCATGTCGGTGATCGCCACGGTCGATACCCGTGGGGAGCGTGCCCATGGAGGCTGA
- a CDS encoding glycoside hydrolase family 15 protein yields MVDLNKEPQSAIDAHGIIGDMRSAALVNDKGSIDFFCWPEFDSPSIFCSLLDTPEAGIFQLTPNLPEARREQIYLPDTNVLQTRWLSDEAVVEVTDLLCVSEAVDDLPLLIRRVRVVSGTATIHLRCAVRHDYARARTHASADENAVLFTADGQPGLRLAGSHALQLDNQAAVATFTLDQEESAEFILGGEDDPRVTNACTDLYLQRTLSFWRGWIAQSNYRGRWREMVNRSALALKLLTSRKHGAIIAATTFGLPETRGGERNWDYRYTWIRDASFTVYAFMRLGFIDEANAYMRWLKGRVSDCCGQPTKINILYGIDGRQELPEATLDHFSGHGGATPVRIGNEAFDQVQLDIYGELMDAVYLVNKYGEAISHEGWKHTVEVADQVCEVWNQKDVGIWEMRGEQHHFLHSRLMCWVALDRAIRLASKRSLPAPFARWDETRQAIYADIWSNFWNEERGHFVQHIGSTALDGSMLLMPLVRFVAATDPRWLSTLEAIQDSLVRDGMVYRYRNDDSQIDGLQGTEGAFAACSFWYVECLARAGQVEKAHLEFEQLLRYANPLGLYAEEFDSQARHLGNTPQALSHLALISAATFLDRKLSGEKTVWQP; encoded by the coding sequence ATGGTTGATTTGAACAAAGAGCCCCAAAGCGCCATCGATGCCCACGGCATTATCGGCGACATGCGCAGCGCCGCCCTGGTGAACGACAAGGGCAGCATCGACTTTTTCTGTTGGCCTGAATTCGACAGCCCATCGATTTTCTGCTCGCTGCTCGACACCCCCGAGGCCGGCATTTTTCAACTCACCCCGAACCTGCCCGAGGCCCGCCGCGAGCAGATCTACCTGCCCGATACCAACGTGCTGCAAACCCGCTGGCTCAGCGACGAGGCGGTAGTGGAAGTGACCGACCTGCTGTGTGTCAGTGAAGCCGTCGACGACCTGCCCCTGTTGATTCGCCGGGTGCGAGTGGTCAGCGGAACGGCAACGATTCATCTGCGCTGCGCTGTGCGCCATGACTATGCGCGTGCGCGAACTCACGCCAGCGCCGATGAAAACGCCGTGCTGTTCACCGCTGATGGCCAGCCTGGGCTGCGCCTGGCGGGCAGCCATGCGCTGCAACTGGATAACCAGGCCGCCGTGGCGACGTTTACCCTCGACCAGGAAGAAAGCGCCGAATTCATCCTCGGTGGCGAGGACGACCCCCGGGTCACCAACGCCTGCACCGACCTGTACCTGCAACGTACCCTGAGCTTCTGGCGCGGCTGGATCGCCCAATCGAATTACCGCGGACGCTGGCGCGAAATGGTCAACCGCTCGGCGCTGGCACTCAAGCTCCTGACCTCGCGCAAACACGGCGCAATCATCGCCGCCACCACCTTCGGCCTGCCGGAAACCCGCGGCGGCGAGCGTAACTGGGACTACCGCTACACGTGGATCCGCGACGCCTCGTTCACGGTCTACGCCTTTATGCGCCTGGGTTTCATCGATGAAGCGAACGCCTACATGCGCTGGCTCAAAGGCCGGGTCAGCGACTGCTGTGGCCAACCGACCAAAATCAATATCCTCTACGGCATCGACGGCCGCCAGGAGCTGCCCGAGGCCACCCTTGATCACTTCAGCGGCCATGGCGGCGCGACCCCGGTGCGCATCGGCAATGAAGCCTTCGACCAGGTGCAGTTGGACATCTACGGCGAGTTGATGGACGCGGTGTACCTGGTCAACAAATACGGCGAAGCCATCTCCCACGAAGGCTGGAAACACACGGTGGAAGTGGCCGATCAGGTCTGTGAAGTCTGGAACCAGAAAGACGTGGGCATTTGGGAAATGCGCGGCGAGCAGCATCACTTCCTGCATTCGCGGCTGATGTGCTGGGTAGCCCTGGACCGCGCGATCCGCCTGGCCTCCAAGCGTTCCCTGCCGGCCCCGTTCGCGCGCTGGGACGAGACACGCCAGGCGATCTACGCCGACATCTGGAGCAACTTCTGGAACGAAGAGCGCGGGCATTTTGTGCAGCATATCGGCAGCACCGCGCTGGACGGTTCGATGCTGCTGATGCCGCTGGTGCGCTTTGTTGCCGCCACCGATCCGCGTTGGCTGTCGACGCTGGAAGCGATCCAGGACAGCCTGGTACGCGACGGCATGGTGTACCGCTATCGCAACGACGACAGCCAGATCGACGGCCTGCAAGGCACCGAAGGCGCATTTGCCGCCTGCTCGTTCTGGTACGTCGAATGCCTGGCCCGCGCCGGCCAGGTGGAAAAGGCCCACCTGGAATTCGAACAGTTGCTGCGTTATGCCAACCCGCTGGGGTTGTACGCCGAAGAGTTCGACAGCCAGGCACGGCATTTGGGCAACACCCCCCAGGCGTTGAGCCACTTGGCGTTGATCAGCGCGGCGACATTCCTGGATCGCAAGTTGAGTGGAGAGAAGACGGTGTGGCAGCCCTGA
- a CDS encoding LysE family translocator codes for MIDLATLAVFSGAVVLLLLSPGPNMAFVISHGMTHGWRGGAASALGIGVADLLLTALTAMGVTALVASWPPSFDLIRYAGVIYLLWLVSKTLQAKPGGAATQVERVRLGRVCVRAMLNSLLNPKALLFFVVFLPQFVRPEAGPIATQLWVLGGVLTFIAAVFHLVLGVFGGAASRFFSGRPSTATLQKWGLATVLTVLAVRLALMARPT; via the coding sequence ATGATAGATCTCGCAACCTTGGCGGTTTTTTCCGGTGCTGTTGTGCTGTTGCTGTTATCGCCGGGGCCGAACATGGCGTTCGTCATCAGCCACGGCATGACCCATGGCTGGCGCGGTGGCGCGGCCTCGGCCCTGGGCATCGGCGTAGCGGACCTGCTGCTGACGGCATTGACGGCCATGGGCGTGACGGCCTTGGTCGCGAGTTGGCCTCCGTCATTCGACTTGATTCGCTATGCCGGCGTGATTTACCTGCTGTGGCTGGTATCCAAGACCTTGCAGGCAAAGCCCGGTGGTGCAGCTACTCAGGTCGAACGCGTGCGGTTGGGCCGTGTATGCGTACGGGCCATGCTCAACAGTTTGCTCAACCCCAAGGCGCTGTTGTTTTTCGTGGTGTTCCTGCCGCAGTTCGTGCGCCCCGAAGCAGGCCCGATCGCGACGCAACTGTGGGTGCTGGGCGGCGTGCTGACCTTCATCGCCGCCGTGTTTCACCTGGTGCTGGGGGTGTTTGGCGGGGCGGCCAGCCGGTTTTTCAGCGGCCGCCCCAGCACCGCCACCCTGCAGAAGTGGGGCCTGGCCACGGTGCTGACGGTGTTGGCCGTGCGCCTGGCGCTGATGGCCCGACCGACGTGA
- a CDS encoding alpha/beta hydrolase family protein produces MHKVIWMKRYRARLIFVICLIVAIALVVLARLDTYGLDRRASEPFAFDANGLRLAGTLWLPDHAATAAVVLVHGDGPQDRTSQQGYDPLINALLDAGIAVASWDKPGIGASQGNWLSQSMADRYVNARSALSALRSKLQGIPVGALGFSQAGWVLPRFASGEADFLVLVGGAVSWQRQGDYYTRTRLQRTGMSERDIDTTMAEMAAADDRLFASSQVPSAALLDGISPERWAFVRRNVHEDATSALKKLDIPLLALWGADDLNVDPEANPALYRKTVGGNHPANRIEVIPDATHGLLRAASYNTQLTSEWSWFTTMRFLMESRHAYAPGALETINEWVHARSGQ; encoded by the coding sequence ATGCACAAAGTAATCTGGATGAAGCGTTACCGCGCAAGGTTGATTTTTGTCATCTGTCTCATCGTGGCTATCGCTTTGGTGGTTCTCGCGCGGCTTGACACTTATGGTCTGGATCGCAGGGCCAGCGAACCTTTTGCATTCGACGCAAATGGACTGCGCCTGGCCGGCACGCTCTGGCTTCCTGACCACGCAGCGACAGCGGCAGTCGTTCTGGTTCACGGAGATGGCCCCCAGGATCGCACGTCGCAGCAAGGTTACGATCCCCTCATCAATGCGCTTCTCGATGCAGGTATCGCGGTTGCTTCGTGGGATAAACCAGGCATTGGGGCGTCGCAGGGGAATTGGCTCAGCCAGTCCATGGCTGATCGCTACGTGAACGCGCGCAGCGCGTTGTCCGCCTTGCGCAGTAAGCTGCAAGGAATCCCTGTCGGTGCGCTTGGGTTTTCTCAAGCCGGCTGGGTACTGCCCCGATTTGCGTCGGGTGAGGCGGACTTTCTTGTGCTTGTCGGAGGTGCGGTATCCTGGCAACGGCAAGGTGATTATTACACTCGGACGCGGTTGCAACGCACAGGGATGTCCGAGCGTGACATTGACACAACGATGGCTGAGATGGCCGCCGCCGATGACCGCTTGTTTGCCTCTTCGCAGGTGCCGTCGGCTGCTCTTCTGGACGGTATAAGCCCAGAGCGCTGGGCTTTTGTACGGCGAAATGTGCACGAAGATGCGACCAGCGCCTTGAAAAAACTCGATATACCGCTCCTTGCGTTGTGGGGGGCGGACGATCTGAATGTCGATCCCGAAGCCAACCCAGCCCTCTATCGAAAGACAGTTGGGGGCAACCATCCAGCCAACCGGATTGAAGTCATACCGGATGCAACTCATGGGCTACTGAGGGCGGCGTCTTACAACACCCAACTCACCAGCGAATGGTCCTGGTTCACCACGATGAGGTTCCTGATGGAAAGTCGTCATGCCTACGCACCAGGCGCCCTTGAAACGATAAACGAGTGGGTTCATGCAAGATCCGGCCAGTAG
- a CDS encoding AraC family transcriptional regulator: MTAQSSPRPWLEAYADNYHNDEVVHAHCHAEAQLIHGVSGVMLVSTAQGSWLVPSGHALWVPAGTAHEIRMAGDVHMRTLFLAPDAEPELGRVCQVIEVSALLRELIVAATLIAGQNSPRMQAMIELIRMELLTAPVVAMHVPVPAEARLARLCTHFIRNPSDDSSLQAWADILNMSTRTLSRIFQRELGMSFGEWRKRARLALSLKLLAQGVSILEVALEHGYQSPSAFSAMFRRAMGYPPSHFRPGA, from the coding sequence ATGACTGCCCAATCGTCTCCCAGGCCGTGGCTTGAAGCCTATGCCGACAATTACCACAACGATGAGGTGGTGCACGCCCATTGCCATGCCGAAGCCCAACTGATTCATGGCGTCTCCGGGGTCATGCTGGTCAGCACCGCGCAAGGCAGCTGGCTGGTGCCTTCCGGGCACGCGCTGTGGGTGCCCGCGGGGACGGCCCATGAGATTCGCATGGCCGGTGACGTGCATATGCGCACACTGTTCCTGGCGCCGGATGCCGAGCCCGAATTGGGCCGAGTGTGCCAGGTGATTGAAGTGTCGGCGCTGCTGCGCGAACTGATCGTCGCCGCCACCTTGATCGCCGGGCAGAACAGCCCGCGCATGCAGGCGATGATCGAGCTGATCCGCATGGAGCTGCTCACGGCGCCCGTGGTCGCGATGCATGTGCCGGTGCCCGCCGAGGCGCGGTTGGCGCGGTTGTGCACGCACTTTATCCGCAACCCTTCCGATGACAGCAGCCTGCAAGCCTGGGCCGACATCCTGAACATGAGTACACGGACCCTGAGCCGGATTTTCCAGCGCGAACTGGGCATGAGTTTTGGCGAATGGCGCAAGCGCGCGCGGCTGGCCCTGAGCCTGAAATTGCTGGCCCAGGGCGTCTCCATTCTGGAGGTGGCGCTGGAGCATGGCTATCAAAGCCCGAGCGCCTTCAGTGCGATGTTTCGGCGAGCGATGGGCTACCCGCCGAGTCATTTCCGCCCGGGGGCCTGA